In Triticum urartu cultivar G1812 unplaced genomic scaffold, Tu2.1 TuUngrouped_contig_6126, whole genome shotgun sequence, the sequence TAGTCGTTCTTTCGACACAAGATGAGGTAACCTGCTCTCATTTTATCCGATGAACTGTGAGTTTCTTCACAAATTGCAAATGCCTGACTCTGTTGCTGTTCACCCTCTGCAGCTCGGCTTTGAGGTGGACGAGTCATACAACCTGACTGTTCCTACAATAGGAGAGCCGCTGCATGCGCAGATTGAGGTTAGTGAAAGCTGATTGCTTCATCTTGTGAAAATTCCTAATATAATGCTCTGGGAAGACATCAGAACTTAATTGGTTGCTTTACTTCTAGTTACTGCAACTCCTCTGTCCTCTTTGTGATAATTGCCTGACAGAGTATCCCGCCTACAGAGAAACAAACCATACAGTTACTGTTCTATACACAAACAACAGACTTCAGATGTGGCATAGAGTTGCATGCTACTAGCAGTATTTTAAACATGCTTACTTTGCAAAACATAACCCAGTTGCTTTTTCGATGAAGATAAAACCCAGTTGCTACATATACAATTCTTTAATAGAATTTGAACAGGCAAGTTATTACATACTACGGAGTATATCACAAGGCATCAAGGTAGTTTTCTCTTTTGTGCTTCACCGCATTCCAGCATCACTTGTGACATGCATATTGCTGTAACCTGGTTACCAACAAATAATTGCTAGTATTGGTAATGCCCTGCATGTTCTTCAGCTTATGAAATGAGTGATGTGTTCAAATTTATGGAAGATGCAAGCCGATGCAAATAGCATGATACGATTCATAAAAATAATTGATGCCACCTTTGCAATATTTTGTAGGCTCAAACAGTTTTTGGAGCACTTCACGCCTTACAGGTAACTTACTGCTCCAGTATGATTTTCTGGACACTGAATCTTCTTTGAGGTGATCCAACAGTAAATTATTTATGAATGTAGACATTTAGCCAACTGTGTCACTTTGAGTTCACATCAAGGCTTATTGGACTCAACTCAGCTCCGTGGATGATTAGTGATGCGCCCAGATTTCCTTACCGAGGCCTTCTTATTGGTGAGATACAGTGTGATATTATCTAACTTTCGCCCAACAAGCAGTTATTGTATTCCATTAACTAGAATCAGAACCTTGTTTTCGTTCAAAAAAAAGAAGCAGAACcttgaagttacttctttttatTGAAGGATTTAAAAAAAAATGAGCAGCCACATAAAAAAACTCAATTCTATGCCAAAATTCTCTCATAGGCTTCTATATGTTAAATCTTATTAATATGCCCATCCTGCTCATGATTATTGCACTGCTGATTATCAATACTAACTTGTGTTTGGACGCTTGCAGATACCTCAAGGCATTATCTTCCTCTCGCGATAATTAAAGGAGTGATTGATGCAATGACATACAGTAAACTGGTAGGTCTGATGACCATTCAATACTAATTGTGTGACTAATAAGTTGCACGAGACTTCAAAATATCATTGTGTTTATGTTTTCTCCACATTAGTTTTCATTATGATACCATGCACTCTTACTCTGTCGTCATGCAGAACGTTCTCCATTGGCATATCGTGGATGAGCAGTCATTTCCGATTGAAATACCTTCATACCCAAATCTGTGGAACGGTTCATACTCTTATTCCGAGAGATACACAATGTCTGATGCCATCGACATTGTACGGTGCGTTTTATTTTCACTTCCATATTCATATTAGAATTCTTGGCCTCTGAAATTTGTTTATATCACAGCAAAGAAAGCTAACAGGTGTATCTTCTTATGATCGTAATTCACATCTGCACTTATAGTGTAAACACTGCAGCATGAAGAGATGGCATAGATAATAGATTCCATGTTCTACTAACTTAGATACGCAGTTATGAAGCTATGACACTAGAAATAATGTAGCCAATCCATAACTTTGCAGGTATGCTGAAAAACGAGGTGTAAATGTCTTGGCTGAGATTGATGTTCCTGGCCATGCTCGTTCATGGTAAGACATTCCATTCTGTTCAGTTATGTATATTGAAAATAGGCAAGATTGACGACTCCCAGGCGCTTCAATTGGTTGGCATTTGATGGATCATACTGTAAATCGATAATTTGCTCATGTACATTCTAAAATCATGACTGTTTGCTAGAACACATCGGACCAACCAAAATATGTCACATTAGTGTTTAGAAAACACAGCAGGTGTGAAAATGCTGGCTTAAGTTTTCATCCCATTTCTCTGCTAGAGTTCATATGTTCCGGCTAATGGCATAATTTCCTAATGTCCCGCAAACAATTATCAATTTTGTAACTGCAAAGCTCAGGAACTAACCTTGCCTTGCATATAGTCCAGAATTCCGTTATGTCTTCTGTAGCAAAAAGGCACATTTTATGCAGTGAGGGTAGAGTCCAGATACCTTATTGGAGTTCAAATGTGCAACCTAATTTATATAGTAGCAATAAGCATGACTGAAAGTTGTAGATGTTGCACTTTTTCAGGGGTGTTGGCTACCCATCATTGTGGCCATCAGATAGCTGCAGAGAACCGCTTGATGTCAGTAACAACTTTACCTTCAAAGTTATTGATGGTATTCTTTCAGGTGATGAATCATACTAGTTTTGTTGGCAACAGTGGAGTTAGGTTCTTCATTTGTTTATTCAAAAGACCATTTATCCCGAGAGTGTGTTCCAAAAGAAACCAGTGACCAATGCACATAATACATAGTGGTTACATTACCTAGATTCAGTAGCTATTGGCAAATATTAGTCGACAGTCTAAATGGATTCTTAACTCTGTTTTCTTTCAGATTTTAGCAAGgttttcaaattcaaatttgtcCACTTAGGAGGTGATGAAGTCAATACAAGTAAGTCGAAGCATTGCTTTTACAGTTGTCATAGTATTACTGAACAGTGAACCTATAGATTAACTCCATTTTATCATTTCCTTTGAATTTCAGGCTGCTGGACTGCAACACCACACATTAAGGAATGGTATATTCTTATCAACATAAGAGAACTCAAAATCGATAACTTTGCCTGATGTGCTTCCATAACCATGTTATCAATGCAAAAGCAAATCAGTCATATATTTTTGTATCAGCCAGTTAATCTAATGATCATCCTTTTTCATGGCACACAGGTTGAATAATAACCACATGAATGTGTCGGATGCATACAGATATTTTGTGTTGAGAGCCCAAAAGATAGCAATATCACATGGATACGAAGTCATTAACTGGTATACCTATTAGTTGAAAATTTCACAGGGTCGATAGAATTCTTAACCCTTAACAGACACCATTCCATGTTTGCAGGGAAGAAACGTTTAACAACTTCGGAGATAAGTTGGACCGTAAAACCGTGGTGCATAACTGGTACTTCCTCAATCATGAAAATGGCTCTGTTGGAAACTGTAGAATAATACATGCATGCACAAAGAATCAGTAATGAATCTTCAATGTACCATAGGACTTAAATGGAATTAGACTCATTTACAAGCTTGCCATTGTTCTTGACATTTATGCTCACAGTAAAGTAAGATATAGCATCTCAGACACTTGTTGCTGGTTTCAGTAACTAACAAGCCATATGCACATAAATTAACAGGCTTGGGGGGGATGTAGCACCAAAAGTGGTTGCTGCAGGGCTGAGATGCATAGTAAGCAACCAGGATAAGTGGTACCTAGATCACTTGGATGCCACATGGGAAGGATTTTACCTGAATGAACCCCTGAAAGGAATCAACAACACAGAACAGCAACGGTTGGTTATTGGTGGTGAGGTTTGCATGTGGGGAGAGCAAATCGATGCATCGGATATTGAACAAACTATTTGGCCACGTGCTGCAGCAGCTGCAGGTAAGTAATATAAATAGTTTCAGACTCATAATCTATGCATTGAAAACTCGGAGCATGCATTGTTTTATCAAAACATTATCTTAGTTAGTTATATGATATGATCAACTACATTGCATTCCTTCATGATTAAAGGGACACCATACCATGTTGCCTGATTAGACATATTCAAATCGGTTATGTTGATGCAATATAATGGTATACTTGGAATGATAGCTTCCTTTCTGTATATGCACATGCCATGGATGTCTGAATGAAAAAATTGAGCACACTCAGAAACGTGTAACATTCCTATTCCCATATAGTGCAATTGAATATATCAGCTAAGTGTGCAATGCTCAGGTCTGTTCCATGCTTATGAAGAGAAAACCCAAGCACGGCATCTATTATCAAGGGCATAAATAGTTTAGCACATTGCTGAGCAGTTAAAGATGATTGCATTCACACTTTTCCATTGGGAGGGCTGGCATCCTAATTCCTCATGAATGCTCACAACAAAAACCGTCTTGTTATACCCTATATATCGGCATCTTACTTAAGAGCATGATTTACAGCTATAGAAGCAGAACCTATATGCAATCTTGTCGATTCTGATATTACTTTCTGTACATGTCACATCGACTGTTAATATTATTAATCATTAGATGCATGAATGCAGTGCCTTCTCTATGACATATTTTGACTCACCAATATACTTTAAACTGTTTTGGCTTGAAGAGAGACTGTGGAGTCCACTTGAGCAGATTGCTGAAGACACCAGGTCAGCCACATCAAGACTGTCACGCTTCAGGTGTTTGCTGAATCAGAGAGGGGTAGCTGCTGCACCATTAGCTGGCGATGGTCGTACAGCACCATATGAACCTGGTCCCTGTGTAAGGCAATAGGATATTCATAGCAAAATTTGAAGTAGCATTCAAAGAGGATACACATCATTCACAAGTGTTAGTTCAGCATTATGAATCTGGAGTAGTTATATGGTTGTGTAGACTATAGAAGGTTTCAGGGAGTCCTTACCCTCTTTATGTATTTCTGCCCCTCTCCAATTTTCAACTAGAATAGTTTGAATGG encodes:
- the LOC125530177 gene encoding beta-hexosaminidase 3-like; the encoded protein is MALALRLLLAFLAIGSCIAADHIDLWPMPKSVSHGTQRLYVSNNATMSMAGSKYSDGKAILKDAFQRMLDLMKLNHNADGANPSSSLLTGVNIVVLSTQDELGFEVDESYNLTVPTIGEPLHAQIEAQTVFGALHALQTFSQLCHFEFTSRLIGLNSAPWMISDAPRFPYRGLLIDTSRHYLPLAIIKGVIDAMTYSKLNVLHWHIVDEQSFPIEIPSYPNLWNGSYSYSERYTMSDAIDIVRYAEKRGVNVLAEIDVPGHARSWGVGYPSLWPSDSCREPLDVSNNFTFKVIDGILSDFSKVFKFKFVHLGGDEVNTSCWTATPHIKEWLNNNHMNVSDAYRYFVLRAQKIAISHGYEVINWEETFNNFGDKLDRKTVVHNWLGGDVAPKVVAAGLRCIVSNQDKWYLDHLDATWEGFYLNEPLKGINNTEQQRLVIGGEVCMWGEQIDASDIEQTIWPRAAAAAERLWSPLEQIAEDTRSATSRLSRFRCLLNQRGVAAAPLAGDGRTAPYEPGPCVRQ